From Medicago truncatula cultivar Jemalong A17 chromosome 7, MtrunA17r5.0-ANR, whole genome shotgun sequence, a single genomic window includes:
- the LOC120576898 gene encoding uncharacterized protein, translating to MPLEPRASWFSPKCVEAQQLTGHLGVKHCFGAGRESGTKSRQTLNTRYPWRVKSASETMGDKLHRREGNSPDHQLRPLNDRSVIKEVGVQRQPGGLPRSSHP from the coding sequence ATGCCACTCGAACCCAGAGCTAGCTGGTTCTCCCCGAAATGCGTTGAGGCGCAGCAGTTGACTGGACATCTAGGGGTAAAGCACTGTTTCGGCGCGGGCCGCGAGAGCGGTACCAAATCGAGGCAAACTCTGAATACTAGATATCCCTGGCGGGTCAAGTCGGCCAGTGAGACGATGGGGGATAAGCTTCATCGTCGAGAGGGAAACAGCCCAGATCACCAGCTAAGGCCCCTAAATGATCGCTCAGTGATAAAGGAGGTAGGAGTGCAGAGACAGCCAGGAGGTTTGCCTAGAAGCAGCCACCCTTGA